One region of Microbacterium sp. M28 genomic DNA includes:
- a CDS encoding cyclophilin-like fold protein, whose product MRIELIIDGRIAEGELFENPVARQLGELLPLTLPFDDFNDVEKVAPLRRDLVLDGVPEADAPHPGEIGYYAPMQTLVLYYASPGTWPGLVRVGRFDHDLEALRALPDGTVISIMPS is encoded by the coding sequence ATGCGCATCGAACTGATCATTGACGGTCGTATCGCCGAAGGCGAGCTCTTCGAGAACCCCGTCGCGCGGCAGCTCGGCGAGCTGCTGCCGCTCACCCTTCCGTTCGACGACTTCAACGACGTCGAGAAAGTCGCGCCCCTGAGGCGCGACCTCGTTCTGGACGGCGTGCCCGAGGCCGACGCCCCGCATCCAGGCGAAATCGGGTACTACGCGCCGATGCAGACCCTGGTGCTCTACTACGCAAGCCCCGGAACGTGGCCGGGACTCGTGCGCGTGGGGAGATTCGATCACGACCTCGAGGCGCTCCGGGCCCTCCCGGACGGCACGGTCATCAGCATCATGCCCAGCTGA
- the dcd gene encoding dCTP deaminase: protein MLLSDRDITAELAAGRIGLEPHDPAMVQPSSVDVRLDRYFRLFDNHKYPFIDPSEDQPELTRLIEVAPDEPFILHPGEFALGATFEQVSLPDDVAARLEGKSSLGRLGLITHSTAGFIDPGFTGHVTLELANVATLPIKLWPGMKIGQLCFFRLTSPAENPYGSGPYGNRYQGQRGPTASRSFQNFHRTDVGVTDLGSTGG, encoded by the coding sequence GTGCTTCTCAGCGACCGCGACATCACCGCAGAACTCGCCGCCGGCCGGATCGGGCTTGAGCCGCACGACCCGGCGATGGTGCAGCCGTCCAGCGTCGACGTGCGCCTGGACCGTTACTTCCGGCTGTTCGACAACCACAAGTATCCGTTCATCGATCCGTCAGAGGATCAGCCGGAGCTCACCCGCCTGATCGAGGTGGCTCCCGACGAACCGTTCATCCTGCACCCTGGCGAGTTCGCGCTCGGTGCGACCTTCGAGCAGGTCTCGCTGCCCGACGACGTCGCCGCGCGTCTGGAAGGCAAGTCGTCGCTCGGCCGTCTCGGACTCATCACGCACTCGACGGCGGGCTTCATCGACCCGGGCTTCACCGGCCACGTGACGCTCGAGCTGGCCAACGTCGCCACGCTGCCGATCAAGCTGTGGCCGGGCATGAAGATCGGGCAGCTCTGCTTCTTCCGCCTGACCTCGCCCGCCGAGAACCCGTACGGCTCCGGCCCGTACGGCAACCGCTACCAGGGGCAGCGCGGCCCGACGGCATCCCGCTCGTTCCAGAACTTCCACCGCACGGATGTCGGGGTCACCGACCTCGGCTCGACCGGCGGCTGA
- a CDS encoding DUF72 domain-containing protein, with the protein MARAPVVRIGTSGWRYPRWRGDFYPEGLAQRRELEYIGSRFSTVELNGSFYSLQRPESYRRWRAAVPDDFLFAVKGSRYITHMLRLRDVETAPANFFASGVLALGSALGPLLWQLPEREEFDPEVLTSFLSLLPRSTGEALELARRHDDRMSGRAWLQIDGDRPLRHALEPRSVSFGEAEDLLRGHRVAMTVADTAGRFPLFDSVTADFVYVRLHGAQELYTSGYTDAELDEWASRIREWTDAGLDVYAYFDNDARGHAPHDAVRLAERVAPGIA; encoded by the coding sequence ATGGCGCGCGCTCCGGTCGTGCGGATCGGCACCTCGGGGTGGCGGTACCCGCGCTGGCGCGGTGATTTCTATCCCGAGGGGCTCGCCCAGCGGCGCGAGCTGGAGTACATCGGATCCCGCTTCTCGACCGTCGAACTGAACGGTTCGTTCTATTCGCTGCAGCGGCCGGAGAGCTACCGGCGGTGGCGTGCGGCCGTGCCGGACGACTTCCTGTTCGCGGTGAAAGGCTCGCGTTACATCACCCACATGCTGCGCCTTCGCGATGTCGAGACGGCGCCGGCGAACTTCTTCGCCTCCGGCGTGCTCGCGCTCGGCTCCGCCCTCGGACCGCTCCTGTGGCAGCTGCCCGAGCGCGAGGAGTTCGACCCGGAGGTGCTGACGTCGTTCCTCTCCCTACTGCCACGATCGACGGGCGAGGCACTGGAGCTTGCGCGTCGCCACGACGATCGGATGTCGGGGAGGGCCTGGCTGCAGATCGATGGGGACAGGCCGTTGCGGCACGCGCTCGAGCCGCGTTCGGTGTCGTTCGGCGAGGCCGAGGATCTGCTGCGCGGGCATCGCGTCGCGATGACCGTGGCCGACACGGCGGGGCGTTTCCCGCTCTTCGACTCCGTCACGGCTGACTTCGTCTACGTCCGCCTTCATGGCGCGCAGGAGCTCTACACGAGCGGCTACACGGATGCCGAACTCGATGAGTGGGCTTCACGCATCCGCGAGTGGACGGATGCCGGGCTCGATGTATATGCGTATTTCGACAACGACGCCCGCGGGCACGCCCCGCACGATGCGGTGCGGCTCGCAGAGCGGGTGGCGCCCGGCATTGCGTGA
- a CDS encoding alpha/beta fold hydrolase: MEIVTSADGTPIATRTTGSGPTVVIVNGALSTARDAQEIARAFADIGLRAVTYDRRARGDSGDAAPAEPLREVEDLAAVIAASGSEASVIGHSSGAVLALYAAGEGVPMSRLFLSEPPFRFGAGDPAADLTERLQALVDDGRPGDAVVLFQREGVGLPEAFIEQFRASPGFDQVARLGRSTVYDVLVTQRTSTPTAAMLGVSMPVTILRGSETMPILVSAASRLAAAMPDAEFVEVPESIGHRMDPEATARIVAARLT; encoded by the coding sequence ATGGAGATCGTCACCTCTGCCGACGGAACACCCATCGCCACCCGCACGACGGGGTCCGGCCCGACCGTCGTCATCGTGAACGGCGCCCTGTCCACGGCCCGCGATGCGCAGGAGATCGCGCGGGCGTTCGCCGACATCGGATTGCGCGCTGTCACCTACGACCGGCGCGCCCGCGGCGACAGCGGTGACGCCGCGCCGGCCGAGCCGCTTCGCGAGGTGGAGGATCTCGCGGCGGTGATCGCGGCCTCCGGATCCGAAGCCTCTGTGATCGGGCACTCGTCGGGTGCCGTGCTCGCGCTCTACGCCGCTGGCGAGGGCGTGCCGATGAGCCGACTGTTCCTCTCCGAGCCGCCGTTCCGATTCGGTGCGGGCGACCCCGCCGCCGATCTGACCGAGCGTCTGCAGGCGCTGGTCGACGACGGGCGTCCGGGCGACGCCGTCGTGCTGTTCCAGCGCGAGGGGGTCGGCCTGCCCGAGGCCTTCATCGAGCAGTTCCGTGCTTCGCCGGGGTTCGACCAGGTCGCACGACTCGGACGCTCCACCGTCTACGACGTCCTCGTGACCCAGCGCACGTCGACCCCGACGGCGGCCATGCTCGGAGTGTCGATGCCGGTGACGATCCTGCGCGGCTCCGAGACCATGCCGATCCTCGTCTCCGCGGCTTCCCGTCTGGCCGCTGCGATGCCGGACGCCGAGTTCGTGGAGGTGCCCGAGTCGATCGGCCACCGGATGGACCCGGAGGCGACCGCGCGCATCGTCGCCGCCCGACTCACCTGA
- a CDS encoding cyclophilin-like fold protein: MALRTFTIGTTLLLALVLTACGAASDEPTPAASPPRAAESTSVRTSPAPESTRDEPSVVGTIVRFSAGDAVVDVTIGEDSPATRDFLSMLPMTLELAEFNGREKIAYPGRELAWEGSPGSDPADGDLIYFTPWGNIGFYYDTSGIGYSDDTLHLGTYDATEEELSRFEGARTSVEIVEQ; this comes from the coding sequence ATGGCCCTGCGCACGTTCACGATCGGTACCACTCTCCTGCTCGCCCTTGTGCTCACAGCATGCGGCGCGGCATCCGATGAGCCGACGCCGGCCGCCTCACCGCCGCGGGCCGCCGAGTCGACCTCGGTCCGGACGAGCCCTGCGCCCGAGTCGACGCGTGACGAGCCGTCGGTGGTCGGCACGATCGTGCGGTTCTCCGCCGGGGATGCCGTGGTCGACGTCACGATCGGCGAGGACAGCCCGGCGACCCGCGACTTCCTCTCGATGCTTCCGATGACGCTCGAGCTGGCCGAGTTCAACGGCCGCGAGAAGATCGCCTACCCCGGCCGCGAGCTGGCCTGGGAGGGATCGCCCGGCTCCGATCCCGCGGACGGCGACCTGATCTACTTCACGCCGTGGGGCAACATCGGCTTCTACTACGACACGTCGGGCATCGGCTACTCGGACGACACGCTGCACCTCGGCACGTATGACGCGACGGAGGAAGAGCTGTCCCGGTTCGAGGGCGCGCGCACCTCGGTGGAGATCGTGGAGCAGTGA
- a CDS encoding Dps family protein, whose product MATTKTSSTKASVSRTARGGSGEKRTRRQNAEKGFVASPELSAHLQAVLVDLLELAMQGKQAHWNVVGKNFRDTHRQLDDIIEAAREFSDTVAERMRALHAVPDGRSDTVASSTTLPEYPQGEVDTTETVDLITARLEAVVGTLREVHDGVDEEDPTSADILHAIIEKLEQFAWMVSAENRTPAGR is encoded by the coding sequence ATGGCAACGACGAAGACATCCTCCACCAAGGCATCCGTCTCCCGTACCGCGCGCGGCGGGAGCGGCGAGAAGCGCACGCGTCGGCAGAACGCCGAGAAGGGCTTCGTGGCGTCTCCCGAGCTGAGCGCGCACCTGCAGGCCGTACTCGTCGACCTGCTCGAACTGGCGATGCAGGGCAAGCAGGCGCACTGGAACGTCGTGGGCAAGAACTTCCGCGACACGCATCGGCAGCTCGACGACATCATCGAGGCGGCGCGCGAGTTCAGCGACACGGTCGCCGAGCGCATGCGCGCGCTGCACGCCGTGCCCGACGGGCGCAGCGACACGGTGGCGTCGAGCACGACGCTGCCGGAGTATCCGCAGGGCGAGGTCGACACGACCGAGACCGTCGACCTCATCACGGCACGACTCGAGGCGGTCGTCGGAACCCTGCGCGAAGTGCATGACGGCGTCGACGAGGAGGACCCCACGAGTGCGGACATCCTCCACGCGATCATCGAGAAGCTGGAGCAGTTCGCCTGGATGGTGAGCGCGGAGAACCGTACCCCGGCGGGACGCTGA
- a CDS encoding right-handed parallel beta-helix repeat-containing protein, with amino-acid sequence MSFKPRSSGAPISADSPPGIRRHRGRRYVATAAIIGAPLLALSAFAPSAVGAPVPAEAHSSGSELLRQIDAPTTTTADGPVWSPTATGFASVPTDALPDGTTGGAGGEVVTVDDAAELSAAAASAEPLTVLVDGTIDVGDGSMIRVAADKTIVGASGGGEIVNGGLLLDRVSNVIIRNLTFRDSFIGGDWDGKSPENDNDGIRVDTSHHVWVDHNEFARLGDGQLDIRKDSTDVTASWNYFRDHNKTLGVGWTDNVVTTLTLHHNRFSNVHQRNGSLDNVAAGHVYNNWLSGVSSYGMNARGAETELVVESNVFEHARNPLIGEGSVFQQDNIFEDVWGEAPRDTGPTFDATEHYAYTADAVDDVRKILEKDAGPVHRTGDDAERRVTVAQDGTGDYLSLHAAVGAASRSAHPVEVVVQPGTYREVVSIWPDADKLTIRGATGDPKDVVITYDKASGDWPTVNVLADAVMLQSVTLENPLNDPAAPKTAYALRSAGVGITLDDVVVLGDTLFEGEDR; translated from the coding sequence ATGTCCTTCAAGCCCCGCTCTTCCGGCGCGCCCATTTCCGCGGATTCCCCACCAGGCATCCGCAGGCATCGCGGCCGACGATACGTCGCCACCGCCGCGATCATCGGTGCTCCGCTGCTGGCCCTGAGCGCGTTCGCCCCGTCGGCCGTCGGCGCCCCGGTCCCCGCCGAGGCGCACTCGAGTGGCAGCGAGCTGCTGCGGCAGATCGACGCACCGACCACGACGACGGCCGACGGCCCGGTGTGGTCGCCGACCGCGACCGGCTTCGCCTCGGTGCCGACCGATGCACTCCCCGACGGAACCACCGGAGGCGCGGGCGGCGAGGTGGTCACGGTCGACGATGCCGCCGAACTGTCGGCGGCCGCGGCATCCGCCGAGCCCCTGACGGTGCTCGTCGACGGCACGATCGACGTCGGCGACGGCAGCATGATCCGGGTCGCCGCGGACAAGACGATCGTCGGCGCGAGCGGAGGCGGTGAGATCGTGAACGGCGGGCTCCTGCTCGACCGCGTGTCCAACGTGATCATCCGCAATCTGACGTTCCGCGATTCGTTCATCGGCGGCGACTGGGACGGCAAGTCGCCGGAGAACGACAACGACGGCATCCGCGTCGACACGTCGCATCACGTCTGGGTCGACCACAACGAGTTCGCGCGTCTGGGCGACGGGCAGCTCGACATCCGCAAGGACTCGACGGACGTCACGGCATCCTGGAACTACTTCCGTGACCACAACAAGACCCTCGGCGTCGGATGGACCGACAACGTGGTGACGACGCTCACGCTGCACCACAATCGCTTCTCGAACGTGCATCAGCGCAACGGCAGCCTCGACAACGTCGCGGCCGGCCACGTCTACAACAACTGGCTGTCCGGCGTGAGCTCGTACGGCATGAACGCCCGCGGAGCCGAGACCGAGCTCGTGGTGGAGTCCAACGTCTTCGAGCACGCGCGCAACCCGCTGATCGGCGAGGGTTCGGTGTTCCAGCAGGACAACATCTTCGAGGACGTCTGGGGTGAGGCGCCGCGCGACACCGGCCCGACCTTCGACGCGACGGAGCACTACGCCTACACGGCGGATGCCGTGGACGACGTCCGCAAGATCCTGGAGAAGGATGCCGGTCCGGTGCACCGCACCGGCGACGACGCCGAGCGCCGCGTGACGGTCGCGCAGGACGGCACCGGCGACTACCTGTCGCTCCACGCGGCCGTCGGTGCGGCATCCCGCAGCGCGCACCCGGTGGAGGTCGTCGTGCAGCCGGGTACCTACCGCGAGGTCGTCTCGATCTGGCCGGATGCCGACAAGCTGACCATCCGCGGCGCGACCGGCGACCCGAAGGATGTCGTGATCACGTACGACAAGGCGAGCGGCGACTGGCCGACGGTCAACGTCCTCGCCGATGCCGTCATGCTCCAGAGCGTCACGCTCGAGAACCCCCTCAACGACCCGGCCGCTCCCAAGACCGCGTACGCGCTGCGGTCTGCGGGGGTCGGCATCACCCTGGACGACGTCGTCGTGCTCGGCGACACGCTCTTCGAAGGAGAGGACCGATGA
- a CDS encoding alpha/beta hydrolase family protein produces MLRSAASVRTGLRVADAISPALAGGIAYRLFFRTRPRMPLRDRERATDLAARREVLRTGRRAVVSYRWGEGPRTVLLIHGWKGRAIQFAPLVRELVAEGMRVVSFDAPAHGSSPGRSTDIRDWMAAIERMQDRFGPFAAIVGHSVGAVAGLAAARTFAAVPVVVTISGTAGPMAMVDEFARMTDLSAGARIRLAQLFAARIGESPASVAERFDSAAHPLPAETSLLVVHGRDDRGLSDADSVRLHRAHGARSRMLRPSNLGHNRILADDEVLDAVVSVVTRGGHAETSAEPAARGGGERTNRRAKDARTVLPIA; encoded by the coding sequence ATGCTCCGCTCCGCCGCATCCGTTCGCACCGGCCTACGGGTCGCCGATGCGATCTCCCCCGCCCTGGCAGGAGGAATCGCCTATCGCCTGTTCTTCCGCACCCGCCCGCGCATGCCGCTGCGGGATCGCGAGCGGGCCACGGACCTCGCCGCCCGGCGTGAGGTCCTGCGCACTGGTCGCCGCGCCGTCGTGTCCTACCGATGGGGCGAGGGACCCCGGACGGTGCTGCTCATCCACGGGTGGAAGGGCAGGGCGATTCAGTTCGCACCGCTCGTGCGCGAACTCGTCGCCGAGGGCATGCGCGTGGTGTCCTTCGACGCACCTGCCCATGGCTCTTCGCCGGGCCGCAGCACGGACATCCGCGATTGGATGGCCGCGATCGAGCGCATGCAGGACCGCTTCGGCCCCTTCGCCGCGATCGTCGGGCACTCGGTCGGAGCCGTCGCCGGCCTCGCCGCCGCGCGCACGTTCGCTGCGGTGCCCGTGGTGGTCACGATCTCGGGCACCGCAGGGCCGATGGCGATGGTGGACGAGTTCGCGCGCATGACCGACTTGTCCGCGGGCGCCCGCATCCGCCTCGCGCAGCTCTTCGCGGCCAGGATCGGCGAATCGCCGGCATCCGTCGCCGAACGCTTCGACTCGGCTGCGCACCCGCTGCCCGCTGAAACGAGCCTGCTCGTCGTGCATGGCCGGGACGATCGCGGCCTCTCGGATGCCGATTCGGTGCGACTCCATCGCGCGCACGGCGCGCGCTCGCGGATGCTGCGGCCGTCGAACCTCGGCCACAACCGCATCCTCGCCGACGACGAGGTCCTGGACGCCGTCGTCTCGGTCGTGACCCGGGGCGGTCACGCCGAGACGTCCGCCGAACCCGCCGCACGCGGCGGAGGAGAACGCACGAATCGGAGGGCGAAAGACGCGCGAACGGTCCTCCCGATCGCGTGA
- a CDS encoding pectinesterase family protein: MNSRKMTRLAVAASAPVLALTLIAAPAHADTVDPAADGVALLERIEAPTTATADGPVWSPTATGFASTPTAELPDGTTGGAGGRLVVADDAAELAAYAALEEPLTILVKGTVDVEPFGSQIRVASDKTIAGAGRDAELVGGGLFLDRVSNVIVRNLTFRDSYVAGDWDGKGEDNDNDGIRIDTSSHVWIDHNEFTRLGDGLVDVRKDSTAVTLSWNVFRDHNKTVGVGWTKNVVTTITMHHNQFSNTYQRNASIDNVAAGHLYNNWFEGQAHYGTMSRGAAQLVVESSVYENGEDAIVAKDPESKVDSRDNRFTGIRGRKDDTGPTFEPSTFYAYTPDAVADVVSVVDAHGGPLGKDEKVKKQVTVALDGTGDYASVSAAVGAASRAKHPVELIVQPGVYREVVRIWPDADGLTIRGATGEASDVVISYDLAAGQAKFYGGTWGHTGSPVLSVLADDVTLRDITIENAYDEALNGGSQALALRAAADRTVLDGVRLLGNQDTFLVDPISKTQPSRVWMTDSYVEGDVDFIYGGGTLVAEDSEIHSLDRASAVNGYVAAPATVPGGKGFLFLDSRFTSDAAAGTVFLGRPWHPSSNPAVDPAMVVRDSELGAHIRTPAWSDMSGWVWQEDFFREYSNTGPGAVVGEDAGRPQLTDDEASAHTREAYLSGEDGWAPWS; encoded by the coding sequence ATGAACAGCAGGAAGATGACCCGACTCGCCGTCGCGGCGAGCGCACCCGTGCTCGCACTGACCCTGATCGCCGCACCGGCGCACGCCGACACGGTAGACCCGGCCGCCGACGGCGTCGCGCTGCTCGAGCGCATCGAGGCTCCGACCACGGCGACGGCCGACGGCCCGGTCTGGTCGCCCACGGCGACGGGCTTCGCGTCCACGCCGACCGCCGAACTGCCGGACGGGACGACCGGCGGTGCGGGCGGGCGGCTGGTCGTCGCCGACGATGCCGCCGAATTGGCGGCGTACGCCGCGCTCGAGGAGCCGCTGACGATCCTCGTCAAGGGCACGGTGGATGTGGAGCCCTTCGGGTCGCAGATCCGGGTCGCGTCCGACAAGACGATCGCCGGTGCAGGACGGGATGCCGAGCTCGTCGGCGGCGGGTTGTTCCTGGACCGCGTGTCCAACGTGATCGTGCGCAATCTCACGTTCCGCGACTCGTACGTCGCCGGCGACTGGGACGGCAAGGGCGAGGACAACGACAACGACGGCATCCGGATCGACACGTCCTCGCACGTCTGGATCGATCACAACGAGTTCACGCGGCTCGGCGACGGGCTCGTCGATGTGCGGAAGGACTCCACGGCCGTGACCCTGTCGTGGAACGTCTTCCGCGACCACAACAAGACGGTCGGCGTCGGCTGGACGAAGAACGTCGTGACGACGATCACGATGCATCACAACCAGTTCTCGAACACGTACCAGCGCAACGCCAGCATCGACAACGTCGCCGCCGGGCACCTGTACAACAACTGGTTCGAGGGGCAGGCGCACTACGGCACGATGTCCCGCGGTGCGGCGCAGCTCGTGGTCGAGTCCAGCGTCTACGAGAACGGCGAGGACGCGATCGTCGCGAAGGACCCGGAGTCGAAGGTGGACTCGCGGGACAACAGGTTCACCGGCATCCGCGGCCGCAAGGATGACACCGGCCCGACGTTCGAACCGTCGACCTTCTACGCCTACACGCCGGATGCCGTGGCGGACGTCGTCTCGGTCGTCGACGCCCACGGCGGCCCGCTCGGCAAGGACGAGAAGGTCAAGAAGCAGGTCACCGTCGCCCTCGATGGCACCGGCGACTACGCCAGCGTGAGTGCGGCGGTGGGTGCGGCGTCCCGTGCGAAGCATCCGGTCGAGCTCATCGTGCAGCCGGGCGTCTACCGCGAGGTCGTCCGGATCTGGCCGGATGCCGACGGTCTGACGATCCGCGGCGCGACAGGCGAGGCATCCGATGTGGTGATCTCGTACGATCTCGCGGCCGGGCAGGCGAAGTTCTACGGCGGGACGTGGGGGCACACCGGGTCGCCGGTGCTGTCGGTACTCGCGGACGACGTCACGCTGCGCGACATCACGATCGAGAACGCGTACGACGAGGCGCTGAACGGCGGCAGTCAGGCGCTGGCGCTGCGCGCCGCGGCCGACCGCACGGTGCTCGACGGGGTGCGGCTGCTCGGTAACCAGGACACGTTCCTGGTGGATCCGATCTCGAAGACGCAGCCCTCGCGGGTCTGGATGACCGACTCGTACGTCGAAGGCGATGTCGACTTCATCTACGGAGGCGGAACGCTGGTCGCGGAGGACTCCGAGATCCACTCACTGGATCGCGCGTCGGCCGTCAACGGCTATGTCGCCGCTCCCGCCACCGTGCCCGGCGGCAAGGGCTTCCTGTTCCTGGACTCCCGGTTCACATCGGATGCCGCGGCCGGCACGGTGTTCCTCGGACGCCCGTGGCACCCGAGCAGCAACCCGGCCGTGGACCCGGCGATGGTCGTGCGCGACTCGGAGCTCGGCGCTCACATCCGCACGCCCGCGTGGTCGGACATGAGCGGCTGGGTGTGGCAGGAGGACTTCTTCCGGGAGTACTCCAACACCGGTCCTGGTGCGGTCGTCGGCGAGGACGCCGGGCGTCCGCAGCTGACGGACGACGAAGCGAGCGCGCACACCCGCGAGGCCTACCTGTCGGGCGAGGACGGCTGGGCTCCGTGGAGTTGA
- a CDS encoding SDR family oxidoreductase: protein MDAEPRRAIVTGADSGIGRATAVALAAEGVDVAITWHSDAAGAEETAEEVRSHGSRAIVARLDTSEIPACGDVVDELVAELGGLDVFVNNAGMGLSTPFLEVGIDEWRRVVDVDLTGAFVCLQRAARHLVAAGNGGRLIAVTSVHAHQPMVGSSAYDAAKHGLAGLMKNIALELGGHGITAVSVAPGEIATGMTGNEDTDPREVDRPGIPLGRPGDAREVAALIAFLASPGGAYISGTSIAIDGGMLQMGPQAGAAITQHGWRTV from the coding sequence ATGGATGCTGAGCCTCGCCGCGCGATCGTCACCGGCGCGGATTCCGGAATCGGTCGCGCGACCGCCGTCGCGCTCGCAGCCGAGGGCGTCGATGTGGCGATCACCTGGCATTCGGATGCCGCGGGAGCGGAGGAGACCGCCGAAGAGGTCCGCTCTCACGGATCGCGGGCGATCGTCGCGCGATTGGACACGTCGGAGATCCCGGCGTGCGGCGACGTGGTCGACGAGCTGGTCGCCGAACTCGGCGGCCTGGACGTGTTCGTGAACAATGCGGGGATGGGGCTTTCCACCCCCTTCCTCGAGGTCGGGATCGACGAGTGGCGGCGGGTCGTCGATGTGGACCTGACCGGCGCTTTCGTCTGTCTGCAACGGGCGGCTCGGCACCTCGTCGCCGCGGGGAACGGAGGGCGTCTGATCGCGGTCACGAGTGTGCACGCGCATCAGCCGATGGTCGGATCCAGCGCCTACGACGCGGCCAAGCACGGCCTCGCCGGACTGATGAAGAACATCGCGCTCGAGCTCGGCGGCCACGGGATCACCGCGGTCAGTGTCGCACCGGGTGAGATCGCCACCGGTATGACCGGAAACGAGGACACCGACCCTCGCGAGGTGGATCGCCCGGGCATCCCGCTGGGACGGCCGGGGGATGCCCGTGAGGTGGCGGCGCTGATCGCCTTCCTCGCATCGCCGGGTGGGGCGTACATCAGTGGCACGTCGATCGCCATCGACGGCGGCATGCTGCAGATGGGACCGCAGGCGGGAGCGGCGATCACCCAGCACGGATGGCGGACGGTGTGA
- a CDS encoding NADPH-dependent F420 reductase encodes MTEIGIIGSGAIGAGIARLAVAAGIDVKIANSRGPESLNDLIDELGSRATAATAAEAARFGDLVVLAVPLGAYAALPVEALRGRPVLSTGNYYPYRDGRLEMLDSLSVTTAEYEQSLLRESRIVKAFNNIVAHHLAGLAHSTPRTALPVAGDDDEAKRASMEIVQTLGFDAVDAGSLTDSWRFEPESGAYTGIYFAGGHEDYLADPGAPLPADRLRELLAASHRPDVAAREF; translated from the coding sequence GTGACAGAAATCGGCATCATCGGCAGTGGCGCGATCGGCGCGGGAATCGCCCGTCTGGCGGTCGCGGCCGGCATCGATGTGAAGATCGCGAACTCCCGTGGGCCGGAGTCGCTGAACGATCTGATCGACGAGCTCGGCTCGAGAGCGACAGCGGCAACCGCCGCTGAGGCGGCCCGGTTCGGAGACCTCGTCGTCCTCGCCGTACCGCTCGGCGCCTATGCGGCACTCCCCGTCGAAGCGCTGCGTGGGCGTCCGGTGCTGTCGACCGGCAACTACTATCCGTACCGCGATGGTCGGCTCGAGATGCTGGACTCGCTGTCGGTGACGACGGCCGAGTACGAGCAGTCACTGCTGCGGGAATCCCGGATCGTGAAGGCCTTCAACAACATCGTCGCCCACCACCTCGCCGGGCTCGCCCATTCGACGCCCCGCACGGCCCTGCCGGTCGCAGGAGACGACGACGAGGCCAAGCGTGCGTCGATGGAGATCGTCCAGACTCTCGGCTTCGATGCCGTGGATGCCGGTTCGCTGACGGACTCGTGGCGGTTCGAGCCCGAATCCGGCGCCTACACCGGGATCTACTTCGCCGGCGGCCACGAGGACTACCTCGCCGATCCTGGCGCACCGCTTCCCGCGGATCGACTGCGGGAACTGCTCGCTGCGTCTCATCGCCCGGATGTGGCTGCTCGGGAATTCTGA
- a CDS encoding aldo/keto reductase, translating to MHTRTLGQGLEVSAIGLGAMGMSQSYGPNPGDRQEMIDVLRYAVDHGVTFIDTAEVYGPYDNEELVGEALRPVRDRVTIATKFGFDIQGGASVGTDSRPEGIRAAAEGSLQRLGIETIDLLYQHRVDPAVPIEDVAGTVGDLIAEGKVRHLGLSEAAASTIRRAHAVHPVTAVQSEYSLWTRDPEPEVLPTCAELGIGFVPFSPLGKGFLTGTVTADSTFGSDEIRAKVPRFEAENLAANLRLVDHVKDLAAARDASPGQIALAWLLAQHPFIVPIPGTRRRERIDENAAATGVALSADDIADLDTLVARFGVAGDRYNPAGMQAVGR from the coding sequence ATGCACACCCGCACACTCGGCCAGGGCCTCGAGGTCTCCGCGATCGGCCTCGGCGCCATGGGCATGTCCCAGAGCTACGGACCCAACCCCGGCGATCGCCAGGAGATGATCGATGTCCTCCGCTACGCGGTCGATCACGGCGTCACGTTCATCGACACCGCCGAGGTGTACGGCCCGTACGACAACGAGGAGCTCGTCGGTGAAGCGCTGCGACCGGTCCGGGACCGGGTCACGATCGCCACGAAGTTCGGCTTCGACATCCAAGGCGGTGCTTCGGTCGGGACGGACTCTCGCCCCGAGGGCATCCGCGCCGCGGCCGAAGGCTCGCTGCAGCGCCTCGGAATCGAGACGATCGACCTGCTCTATCAGCACCGCGTCGACCCCGCGGTGCCCATCGAGGATGTCGCCGGCACCGTCGGCGACCTGATCGCCGAGGGCAAGGTGCGCCACCTCGGACTCTCCGAGGCTGCGGCGTCGACGATCCGGAGAGCGCACGCCGTGCACCCGGTCACGGCGGTCCAGAGCGAGTACTCGCTGTGGACGCGCGACCCCGAACCGGAGGTGCTTCCGACGTGCGCCGAGTTGGGCATCGGATTCGTGCCGTTCAGCCCGCTGGGCAAGGGGTTCCTCACCGGAACCGTGACCGCCGACAGCACGTTCGGCTCCGATGAGATCCGCGCCAAAGTCCCCCGCTTCGAGGCGGAGAACCTTGCCGCCAACCTCCGGCTCGTCGATCACGTGAAGGATCTCGCCGCGGCGCGGGACGCATCCCCCGGCCAGATCGCGCTCGCCTGGCTGCTCGCGCAGCATCCGTTCATCGTGCCGATCCCCGGCACGCGTCGTCGGGAGCGCATCGACGAGAACGCGGCGGCCACAGGTGTCGCCCTGTCCGCGGACGACATCGCCGATCTCGACACGCTCGTCGCGCGTTTCGGGGTCGCCGGTGATCGCTACAACCCGGCCGGCATGCAGGCCGTGGGCCGCTGA